The following coding sequences lie in one Pseudoalteromonas sp. Scap06 genomic window:
- a CDS encoding YqcC family protein translates to MTEQTQLYLTQLTALLKKYQLWQNEPIDSALLHSSVPFCHDTLAFEQWLQFVFIEKIQQIITMKQPLPRNFAIAPMAQMTLIDKSGSEEIISLLTQLDSLLGEPDD, encoded by the coding sequence ATGACTGAGCAAACCCAACTCTATTTAACACAATTAACTGCGCTACTTAAAAAGTATCAGCTTTGGCAGAATGAGCCGATTGACTCTGCATTGTTGCATTCAAGCGTCCCTTTTTGCCATGATACGCTTGCATTTGAACAGTGGTTACAGTTTGTATTTATAGAAAAAATTCAACAGATTATTACAATGAAACAACCGTTACCGCGTAATTTTGCGATTGCTCCTATGGCGCAAATGACACTCATTGATAAGTCCGGAAGCGAAGAGATTATTTCTTTGCTGACGCAATTAGATTCATTGCTTGGAGAGCCAGATGACTGA
- a CDS encoding DUF3549 family protein: MSEHIATLGQLLDGAGTQWRAFDIGRHITKLDKQQFLAVEQAQVPYPYPLAGHAWLAIQFWDSKASKEPYVWFLKFPLDEQSKLVSASRDHFADMVIQALGTEITGEQADGKLDNNPYVFTPNANKLAAFNAQVKVLLKQPASQYYEHAQLYFSGQIGFDNWQSVALQGIADFAYRLNSADNLKHLHAAWPNLPVEVLQPLSAMLEHIEIPPTLSELLLSYGQTALKNNDVVTASAALRAISSGQATGLSAQLVDCALESTLGQDSDILLTIAGRCFKQLEEPQRLHVFMDNCAHHEKIAELFPSIFADLVAIPTIRPHLLALLRKENRSETLARAIGRLFS; encoded by the coding sequence ATGAGTGAACATATAGCCACATTAGGCCAGCTTTTAGACGGTGCAGGAACTCAATGGCGTGCTTTTGATATTGGCAGGCATATTACCAAGCTTGATAAACAACAATTTTTAGCTGTTGAACAAGCACAAGTTCCTTACCCTTACCCATTAGCAGGCCATGCATGGCTAGCGATTCAATTTTGGGACAGTAAAGCTAGCAAAGAACCCTATGTGTGGTTTTTAAAATTCCCACTTGATGAACAAAGTAAACTCGTTAGTGCCAGCCGCGACCACTTTGCAGACATGGTAATTCAAGCACTAGGAACAGAAATTACCGGCGAACAAGCCGATGGCAAACTCGATAATAACCCTTACGTATTTACTCCTAATGCTAATAAATTAGCGGCGTTTAATGCACAAGTTAAAGTGTTATTAAAACAACCAGCCTCACAGTATTATGAGCATGCCCAGCTTTATTTTAGTGGCCAGATTGGTTTTGATAATTGGCAAAGTGTGGCGCTACAAGGCATTGCTGATTTTGCTTATCGCCTCAACAGTGCTGATAACTTAAAACACTTACACGCTGCGTGGCCTAATTTACCTGTTGAAGTATTACAACCATTAAGCGCAATGCTTGAACACATCGAAATACCACCCACGTTAAGTGAGTTATTGTTAAGTTATGGACAAACCGCCCTTAAGAATAATGATGTGGTTACGGCTTCTGCCGCGCTTCGCGCCATATCATCAGGGCAAGCAACAGGGCTTAGCGCACAACTGGTTGACTGCGCTTTAGAATCTACGCTTGGGCAAGACTCAGACATTTTATTAACTATTGCAGGTCGCTGCTTTAAACAATTAGAAGAGCCACAGCGTTTGCATGTATTTATGGATAACTGTGCGCACCATGAGAAAATAGCTGAGTTATTTCCCAGCATTTTTGCAGATTTAGTTGCAATTCCAACTATTCGCCCACATTTATTAGCATTACTACGTAAAGAAAACAGAAGCGAGACGTTAGCTCGCGCAATTGGAAGGTTATTCTCTTAA
- a CDS encoding DUF3301 domain-containing protein yields MASLWTFILIGAVIYFFWLNRKIAEAANVHAKRQSEQLQVQLMSVACSKRRFGILKSGKPGMKSEFIFEFSSDGENAYQGVLIMEDEKLKSVVVPPHKI; encoded by the coding sequence ATGGCTAGTTTATGGACGTTCATACTTATTGGGGCTGTAATTTATTTTTTTTGGCTAAATCGTAAAATAGCCGAAGCAGCGAACGTTCATGCCAAACGCCAAAGTGAGCAATTGCAGGTACAACTAATGAGTGTGGCTTGTAGCAAGCGTCGGTTTGGCATTTTAAAAAGTGGTAAACCGGGCATGAAAAGCGAATTTATTTTTGAATTTTCAAGCGATGGTGAAAATGCTTATCAGGGAGTGTTAATCATGGAAGATGAAAAGCTAAAAAGTGTGGTTGTGCCACCACATAAGATATAA
- a CDS encoding GNAT family N-acetyltransferase, whose protein sequence is MTATAESTDAFSVQHIAPEDISTAASLIYQAYQNDPILQTLLGYNEDNPLDYEKKLRALIREELSSFWQEKQPLIGLYRNDKLKAVACVFESNSQLQAERYWHWRLKLMLSAGYLQTNQLIEKEKTIRDALKPQGNYYFLAFIAVDPHFHGQGFGRTLLKGLDGLIHDNPESSGIAVFVTRDEHTKFFKSQGFEHFKQLSFNQVKGELLFKVANAQ, encoded by the coding sequence ATGACAGCCACAGCAGAATCGACAGACGCCTTTAGTGTTCAGCATATTGCACCAGAGGATATAAGCACAGCAGCCAGCCTGATATATCAGGCATATCAAAACGATCCTATTTTACAAACACTGCTAGGGTATAACGAAGACAACCCGCTCGATTATGAAAAAAAATTACGTGCACTTATCCGTGAAGAGCTCAGTAGCTTTTGGCAAGAGAAGCAGCCTTTAATCGGCCTTTACCGCAATGATAAATTAAAAGCGGTTGCCTGTGTGTTTGAGTCAAATAGCCAATTACAAGCTGAGCGTTATTGGCATTGGCGATTAAAACTGATGCTAAGTGCAGGTTATTTACAAACGAATCAATTAATTGAAAAAGAAAAAACCATTCGTGACGCCTTAAAGCCGCAAGGGAATTATTACTTTTTAGCGTTTATTGCGGTTGATCCACACTTTCACGGGCAAGGGTTTGGTCGCACTTTACTTAAAGGTTTAGATGGCTTAATACACGATAATCCTGAGTCTTCTGGTATAGCGGTATTTGTGACTCGTGACGAGCATACGAAATTTTTTAAATCGCAAGGCTTTGAGCACTTTAAACAACTTTCATTTAACCAAGTTAAGGGTGAATTACTATTTAAAGTTGCTAATGCTCAATAA
- a CDS encoding DUF2789 domain-containing protein — MDTTKHTINTLFAQLGLPDSDAQIDAFIASHSIADTTLLQDAPFWDEAQQHFIAESLAVDGDWSEVIDELDVRLRQK; from the coding sequence ATGGATACAACAAAACATACTATTAATACCTTGTTCGCCCAACTAGGACTGCCGGATTCGGATGCGCAAATAGATGCATTTATTGCCTCGCACTCCATTGCCGATACAACCTTGTTGCAAGATGCTCCCTTTTGGGATGAAGCCCAACAACATTTTATTGCCGAATCGCTAGCGGTTGATGGCGATTGGAGTGAAGTAATTGATGAACTAGACGTACGTCTTCGTCAAAAATAA